In one window of Streptomyces griseus subsp. griseus DNA:
- the glmM gene encoding phosphoglucosamine mutase: protein MGRLFGTDGVRGVANADLTAELALGLSVAAAHVLAEAGTFAGHRPTAVVGRDPRASGEFLEAAVVAGLASAGVDVLRVGVLPTPAVAYLTGSLGADIGVMLSASHNAMPDNGVKFFARGGHKLADELEDRIETVYEQHRTGEPWGRPTGAGVGRVTDYAEGFDRYVAHLIGVLPNRLDGLKVVLDEAHGAAARVSPEAFARAGAEVVTIGAEPDGLNINDGCGSTHLELLRAAVVEHGADLGIAHDGDADRCLAVDAAGEEVDGDQILAVLALAMREAGQLRKDTVVGTVMSNLGFKIAMEREGIQLVQTAVGDRYVLESMKAEGFALGGEQSGHVIVLDHATTGDGTLTGLMLAARVAATGRSLAELAGVMQRLPQVLINVPDVDKSRVTTSSELATAVSEAERELGSTGRVLLRQSGTEPLVRVMVEAADIEQARAVAGRLADVVKSALG, encoded by the coding sequence GTGGGACGACTCTTCGGCACGGACGGAGTGCGCGGTGTCGCCAACGCGGATCTGACGGCCGAGCTCGCGCTCGGGCTCTCGGTCGCGGCGGCGCACGTACTAGCCGAGGCGGGCACCTTCGCGGGCCATCGCCCGACCGCCGTGGTCGGCCGCGACCCCCGGGCCTCCGGAGAGTTCCTGGAAGCCGCCGTCGTGGCCGGTCTGGCCAGCGCGGGCGTGGACGTCCTGCGCGTCGGCGTGCTGCCGACGCCGGCCGTGGCGTACCTGACCGGCTCGCTCGGCGCCGACATCGGCGTCATGCTCTCCGCCAGCCACAACGCCATGCCGGACAACGGCGTCAAGTTCTTCGCGCGCGGCGGCCACAAGCTCGCCGACGAGCTGGAGGACCGGATCGAGACGGTCTACGAGCAGCACCGCACCGGTGAGCCGTGGGGCCGCCCGACCGGCGCCGGCGTCGGCCGGGTCACCGACTACGCGGAGGGCTTCGACCGCTACGTCGCCCACCTCATCGGTGTCCTCCCGAACCGCCTCGACGGGCTGAAGGTCGTCCTGGACGAGGCGCACGGCGCCGCCGCCCGGGTCTCGCCCGAGGCGTTCGCCCGGGCCGGGGCCGAGGTCGTCACCATCGGCGCCGAGCCGGACGGCCTGAACATCAACGACGGCTGCGGCTCCACCCACCTGGAGCTGCTGCGCGCCGCCGTCGTGGAGCACGGCGCCGACCTCGGCATCGCCCACGACGGCGACGCCGACCGCTGCCTCGCCGTGGACGCGGCGGGCGAGGAGGTCGACGGCGACCAGATCCTCGCCGTCCTGGCCCTCGCCATGCGGGAGGCCGGGCAGCTCCGCAAGGACACCGTCGTCGGCACGGTGATGTCGAACCTCGGCTTCAAGATCGCCATGGAGCGCGAGGGCATCCAGCTCGTCCAGACGGCGGTCGGCGACCGTTACGTCCTGGAGTCGATGAAGGCCGAGGGCTTCGCGCTCGGCGGCGAGCAGTCCGGCCACGTCATCGTGCTGGACCACGCCACGACCGGCGACGGCACGCTGACCGGTCTGATGCTGGCGGCCCGGGTCGCCGCCACCGGCCGGTCCCTCGCCGAGCTGGCCGGGGTCATGCAGCGGCTGCCCCAAGTCCTCATCAACGTCCCCGACGTCGACAAGTCCCGGGTCACCACCTCGTCGGAGCTGGCCACCGCGGTGAGCGAGGCGGAGCGCGAGCTGGGCTCCACCGGGCGCGTCCTGCTGCGCCAGTCCGGTACGGAGCCGCTGGTACGGGTCATGGTCGAGGCCGCCGACATCGAACAGGCACGCGCGGTCGCGGGCCGGCTGGCCGATGTGGTGAAGTCCGCGCTGGGCTGA
- a CDS encoding DUF389 domain-containing protein produces MLHLRLIVPAATTGEVVTLLESTVGTAHLVVLPGAARSPAGDVVMCDVAREAGDELIDELRRLGVDRSGTISVEHWDLTLSERADRAEREAPGDGADAVLWAELKETTYEDSTFSITYVSFLALATMLAACGVMLDNAVLIVGAMALGPEFGPLAGISIALVQRAHRLVARSLTALIGGFLLAMIITAGFAWLMDALGLFQRSMIEAERPITGFIWQPDWMSFVVAFLAGIAGTLSLTSAKSGALIGVAISVTTVPAAANAAVAFSYRDYQQTIGSGQQLLANLGGIVLAGTLTLLLQKALWRTRQVRRPPASTPGAFVRR; encoded by the coding sequence GTGCTGCATCTGCGTCTCATCGTGCCCGCCGCGACCACCGGCGAGGTGGTCACCCTCCTGGAGTCCACCGTCGGCACCGCCCACCTGGTGGTCCTGCCCGGCGCGGCCCGCTCCCCGGCCGGGGACGTGGTGATGTGCGACGTGGCGCGCGAGGCGGGGGACGAGCTGATCGACGAGCTCCGGCGCCTCGGCGTCGACCGGTCCGGCACGATCAGCGTCGAGCACTGGGACCTCACCCTCTCCGAGCGCGCCGACCGGGCGGAGCGGGAGGCGCCGGGCGACGGCGCGGACGCCGTGCTGTGGGCGGAGCTGAAGGAGACCACGTACGAGGACTCGACCTTCTCCATCACGTACGTCTCCTTCCTCGCACTCGCCACCATGCTCGCCGCCTGCGGGGTGATGCTCGACAACGCGGTACTGATCGTGGGCGCGATGGCGCTCGGCCCGGAGTTCGGCCCGCTCGCCGGGATCTCCATCGCCCTCGTGCAGCGCGCGCACCGGCTGGTGGCGCGCTCGCTGACGGCACTGATCGGCGGCTTCCTCCTGGCGATGATCATCACGGCGGGGTTCGCCTGGCTGATGGACGCGCTCGGGCTCTTCCAGCGGTCGATGATCGAGGCGGAGAGGCCCATCACCGGGTTCATCTGGCAGCCGGACTGGATGTCGTTCGTCGTGGCGTTCCTGGCGGGCATCGCCGGAACGCTCTCCCTCACCTCGGCGAAGTCCGGGGCGCTGATCGGTGTGGCGATCTCCGTGACGACGGTCCCGGCCGCCGCCAACGCGGCCGTCGCGTTCAGTTACCGCGACTACCAGCAGACCATCGGCTCCGGGCAGCAGCTGCTCGCCAACCTCGGCGGGATCGTCCTGGCCGGCACGCTGACGCTGCTGCTCCAGAAGGCGCTGTGGCGGACCCGGCAGGTACGGAGGCCCCCGGCGAGCACGCCGGGGGCTTTCGTACGCCGATGA
- a CDS encoding LuxR C-terminal-related transcriptional regulator has product MITTCGSALRSLARALPGRHADPVLMFVEGAAGEGKSHLLQELAVLPGLPEPARLWWRCGAEGGPPEEGEHRREPALWLVDDAHRADEDELRRLRRVLEGLERGSAAVVTYRPEELAVPGLPLGGPPMTYPDRLAVLWSRLAPWDEERVRRAAAEALDESGCTAEAVARIHERTGGVPRVVVDLLAMVRGQWPAFTGTAAEVDAAGVPTRLAELVLSRTHALSPEHRPVVWAAAVLDGPVAREELIAVSGLGAATGNSALLRALECAALAEPAEGRYGFAVPLAASAVRATVPGPVRQDLHRRTANVLTRRHPVAWADVAEHHRAAGDGHRWLRAVEKAAGAAEASGRHQQAITLLERTLASPDLPPQARARLAPLLARNAVTGLRSDQTVEVLAQIVRDAALPPAVRGELRLDLGLMLCNQVGRFPEGWRVLETAAAELREVHSALAARAMAALVLPYQPGVSLDVHQGWLIKAMAAADDSGDEAMRTAVLANQVGLAMSWADPEAWELVEKLPVQSTDPACVRQAARGLCNAADSAVWLGFYGRVDDLLAQGRELSARTGAPYTEHSALGTLLLQAWWTGQWLGLAKRCEDFIAATADMPFIASDAYVVRGLLAVAQGDWGEAKSWLFQRGTFETERLPVPLGAAAAGAVIRLALARQEVTAAAEQARSAWQVVAEKGVWPWAAELAPWAVEALVRAGDSGTARTMVRSFAQGLGRCDAPAARAALVWSRAVLAEAEASTGERRGGLLEAATLFGKAAAAYAELPRPYSQALTTEGAARCVLAADTEGASPGPAPEAETTDTAVPSPTPVSGAAVVSPTPVSDDAAATPTPVGGASAATTAALADLESCAQRFTDLGAVWDAARARALLRTRQPARKGRPPGRPSHADQLSPREEEVAQLAVSGLTNREIAATLHLSPRTVEQHIAGAMRKTGALSRRDLAHRPGPTS; this is encoded by the coding sequence GTGATCACGACGTGTGGCTCTGCCCTGCGGTCCCTGGCGCGTGCGCTGCCCGGCCGGCACGCCGATCCGGTGCTGATGTTCGTCGAGGGCGCCGCTGGCGAAGGGAAGAGCCACCTGCTCCAGGAGCTGGCCGTGCTGCCCGGGCTGCCGGAGCCGGCCCGCCTGTGGTGGCGGTGCGGTGCGGAGGGCGGGCCGCCCGAGGAGGGCGAGCACCGGCGGGAGCCCGCCCTGTGGCTGGTGGACGACGCGCACCGGGCGGACGAGGACGAGTTGCGTCGGCTGCGCCGGGTGCTGGAGGGGCTGGAGCGCGGCTCGGCGGCGGTGGTGACCTACCGCCCCGAGGAGCTGGCGGTGCCCGGTCTGCCGCTGGGCGGCCCGCCGATGACGTACCCGGACCGGCTGGCGGTGCTCTGGAGCCGGCTGGCGCCCTGGGACGAGGAACGGGTCCGCCGGGCCGCCGCCGAGGCGCTGGACGAGAGCGGCTGTACGGCCGAGGCCGTGGCCAGGATCCATGAGCGCACCGGCGGAGTGCCCCGGGTGGTCGTGGACCTGCTGGCCATGGTGCGGGGACAGTGGCCGGCCTTCACCGGCACGGCCGCCGAGGTGGACGCGGCCGGTGTGCCGACCCGGCTGGCCGAGCTGGTGCTGAGCCGCACGCACGCCCTGTCGCCGGAGCACCGGCCGGTGGTCTGGGCGGCCGCCGTCCTCGACGGGCCCGTCGCCCGCGAGGAGCTGATCGCGGTGTCGGGGCTCGGGGCCGCGACGGGGAACAGCGCGCTGCTGCGGGCCCTGGAGTGCGCGGCCCTGGCGGAGCCGGCCGAGGGCCGCTACGGCTTCGCGGTCCCCCTGGCCGCCTCCGCCGTACGGGCCACCGTGCCCGGCCCCGTACGCCAGGATCTGCACCGGCGGACGGCGAACGTCCTCACCCGCAGACACCCCGTGGCCTGGGCCGATGTGGCCGAGCACCATCGGGCGGCCGGGGACGGCCACCGATGGCTCAGGGCGGTGGAGAAGGCGGCCGGGGCGGCGGAGGCCTCCGGCCGGCACCAGCAGGCGATCACGCTCCTGGAGCGGACGCTGGCCTCGCCCGACCTCCCGCCGCAGGCCCGGGCCCGGCTGGCCCCGCTGCTGGCCCGTAACGCGGTGACCGGACTGCGCTCGGACCAGACCGTGGAAGTGCTCGCGCAGATCGTGCGGGACGCGGCCCTGCCCCCGGCCGTACGGGGAGAGCTGCGCCTCGACCTGGGGCTGATGCTCTGCAACCAGGTGGGCCGGTTCCCCGAGGGGTGGCGGGTGCTGGAGACCGCCGCCGCCGAACTGCGCGAGGTCCACTCCGCCCTGGCCGCACGCGCGATGGCGGCCCTGGTCCTCCCGTACCAGCCGGGCGTCTCCCTCGACGTCCACCAGGGCTGGCTGATCAAGGCCATGGCCGCCGCGGACGACAGCGGGGACGAGGCCATGCGTACGGCGGTCCTGGCCAACCAGGTGGGGCTCGCGATGAGCTGGGCCGACCCCGAGGCGTGGGAGCTGGTGGAGAAGCTGCCCGTGCAGAGCACGGACCCCGCCTGCGTCCGGCAGGCGGCGCGCGGCCTGTGCAACGCCGCGGACTCCGCGGTCTGGCTCGGTTTCTACGGGCGGGTGGACGACCTGCTGGCCCAGGGGCGCGAGCTGTCCGCGCGGACCGGCGCGCCCTACACCGAACACAGCGCGCTGGGGACGCTGCTGCTCCAGGCGTGGTGGACCGGCCAGTGGCTGGGCCTGGCCAAGCGGTGCGAGGACTTCATCGCCGCCACCGCCGACATGCCGTTCATCGCCTCCGACGCCTATGTCGTACGCGGCCTGCTCGCCGTCGCCCAGGGGGACTGGGGCGAGGCGAAGTCCTGGCTGTTCCAGCGGGGGACGTTCGAGACCGAGAGGCTGCCCGTGCCCCTGGGCGCGGCGGCGGCCGGAGCCGTGATCCGCCTGGCCCTGGCCCGGCAGGAGGTGACGGCCGCGGCGGAACAGGCGCGGTCGGCCTGGCAGGTGGTGGCCGAGAAGGGCGTATGGCCATGGGCCGCGGAACTCGCACCGTGGGCCGTGGAGGCGCTGGTGCGCGCGGGCGACAGCGGCACGGCCCGCACCATGGTCCGGAGCTTCGCCCAGGGCCTCGGCCGCTGTGACGCGCCCGCCGCCAGGGCGGCGCTGGTGTGGAGCCGGGCCGTACTCGCCGAGGCGGAGGCGTCGACCGGGGAGCGGCGGGGCGGACTGCTGGAGGCCGCGACGCTGTTCGGGAAGGCCGCGGCGGCCTACGCGGAGCTTCCGCGCCCCTACTCCCAGGCACTGACCACGGAGGGCGCCGCGCGCTGCGTGCTCGCGGCGGACACGGAGGGGGCATCGCCGGGCCCGGCCCCGGAAGCGGAGACGACGGACACCGCCGTTCCATCGCCGACCCCGGTCTCCGGCGCCGCCGTCGTCTCGCCGACCCCGGTCTCCGACGACGCAGCCGCGACGCCGACCCCTGTGGGCGGTGCGTCCGCCGCCACCACCGCGGCCCTCGCCGATCTGGAGTCCTGCGCCCAGCGTTTCACCGACCTGGGGGCCGTCTGGGACGCCGCCCGGGCCCGAGCCCTCCTCCGTACCCGGCAGCCCGCCAGGAAGGGCCGTCCGCCCGGCCGCCCCTCGCACGCCGACCAGCTGTCACCCCGGGAGGAGGAGGTGGCGCAGCTCGCCGTCTCCGGCCTGACCAACCGGGAGATCGCCGCGACCCTGCACCTCTCCCCGCGGACCGTGGAGCAGCACATCGCCGGCGCGATGCGCAAGACCGGCGCGCTCTCCCGCCGCGACCTGGCTCACCGACCGGGCCCGACGTCCTGA
- a CDS encoding S1 family peptidase, with protein sequence MNRISRTLSIGAIAGAVALTGGIAAASQPTAADPTPAPSARTAQPTGMVKALADSLGVSVAEAGRKLDRQSAQQQTLERLGRSGVPTRSAYFDARGTLTVDVTTAQQAADVKAAGLAARIPARAPATLDRIKAELDRLAEKKLPVGVESWHVDPAGNKVVVTVRDTDDATSRAFVAAARAHGSAVTVETTAGDAPQAAAAIAPGSKMNINTSDVNGGYCSVGFGARDQQGRQYLATAGHCVKGLDTLYFNGSQFAKGTATRFAHGYDSVDMGVAAISSGNSVTTKVGGWRVVADTPVRGSQRAAVGSTVCKSGATTGWTCGTISSYNHSVTYTDPGQPQTLVKGLAKSSVCIHKGDSGGAWITNQGQAQGVTSGSSDLNCDGSFGSGASWMQPLDDLLRYYGLTLNTAS encoded by the coding sequence GTGAACAGGATCAGCAGGACTCTGTCGATCGGCGCGATAGCCGGAGCGGTGGCTCTGACCGGAGGCATCGCGGCCGCCTCACAGCCCACCGCCGCAGACCCCACCCCCGCCCCGTCCGCCCGTACGGCACAGCCCACCGGCATGGTGAAGGCGCTCGCCGACTCGCTCGGCGTCTCCGTCGCGGAGGCCGGGCGGAAACTCGACCGCCAGAGCGCCCAGCAGCAGACCCTGGAGCGCCTCGGCAGGTCGGGAGTGCCCACCAGGAGCGCGTACTTCGACGCCAGGGGCACCCTCACCGTCGACGTCACCACCGCACAGCAGGCCGCCGACGTGAAGGCCGCCGGACTCGCCGCCCGTATCCCCGCCCGGGCCCCCGCCACCCTCGACCGGATCAAGGCGGAACTCGACCGGCTCGCCGAGAAGAAGCTCCCCGTCGGCGTGGAGTCCTGGCACGTCGACCCGGCCGGAAACAAGGTCGTCGTCACCGTCCGCGACACGGACGACGCCACCAGCCGCGCGTTCGTCGCCGCCGCGCGTGCGCACGGCTCGGCCGTCACCGTGGAGACCACGGCCGGCGACGCCCCGCAGGCCGCCGCCGCCATCGCACCCGGCAGCAAGATGAACATCAATACCTCCGATGTGAACGGCGGTTACTGCTCGGTGGGCTTCGGCGCCCGGGACCAGCAGGGCCGGCAGTACCTGGCCACCGCCGGCCACTGCGTCAAGGGACTGGACACCCTGTACTTCAACGGGTCGCAGTTCGCCAAGGGGACCGCCACCCGCTTCGCGCACGGCTACGACAGCGTCGACATGGGCGTCGCCGCCATCAGCTCGGGCAACTCCGTCACCACCAAGGTCGGCGGCTGGCGAGTCGTGGCGGACACCCCGGTCCGGGGGAGCCAGCGGGCCGCCGTCGGTTCGACGGTGTGCAAGTCCGGCGCGACCACCGGGTGGACCTGCGGCACCATCAGCAGCTACAACCACTCGGTCACCTACACCGACCCGGGCCAGCCGCAGACCCTGGTCAAGGGCCTGGCCAAGTCCAGCGTCTGCATCCACAAGGGCGACAGCGGCGGCGCCTGGATCACCAACCAGGGTCAGGCCCAGGGCGTGACCTCCGGCTCCAGCGACCTCAACTGCGACGGCAGCTTCGGCAGCGGCGCCAGCTGGATGCAGCCGCTGGACGACCTGCTCCGCTACTACGGCCTGACGCTGAACACCGCCTCCTGA
- a CDS encoding ABC transporter substrate-binding protein, whose translation MSTFMKLARLGIAAGSFALLFTSGCQLPQSGDGAADESPIVIGTASRLTSLDPAGVYDNGSWAVFSNIFQSLLSFGPGSPVPKPDAAEFCAFTGPALTAYRCKIRGGLTFSSGNPLTASAVKRSFDRILRIRDPLGPSSLFAGLVSVEARGPFVTFHLAAADATWPSKIATGAGSIVDPAEFPANRLRAEKSASGSGPYLLASYQEGKSLTLEPNTAYRGAVTTRGVAVEVRYFETSKEVEEAWNARTVDIAYAGLPAATLAGIDPGDEDVRLSVGDSAEAHYLVLNLNSPRKPLGHVAARRAVAALIDRGRLAGEVFKHTVTPLYSLVPQGVAGHSTAFFDRYPEADPGYAAQRLRSAGITTPVRIRLGHQPGIAAVEARELKRQFEKGGLFRVELVEERDFTTYQKRCLKGEFDIHLYQWVPDFPDADTFVQPLVGTGNVLANGYASAEVDHVIRETQRFTDRGRATKQFRSIQDTVAKDAPLIPVWHRQRQVVTRSAVLGGHRLAEDAVWRLWELRRL comes from the coding sequence ATGAGCACTTTCATGAAACTCGCCCGTCTCGGAATTGCCGCAGGATCCTTCGCTCTTCTGTTCACCAGCGGTTGTCAGCTGCCGCAGAGCGGGGACGGAGCCGCGGATGAGAGCCCGATCGTCATCGGGACGGCCAGCCGTCTGACGAGTCTCGACCCCGCCGGGGTGTACGACAACGGGTCCTGGGCGGTCTTCAGCAATATCTTTCAGAGCCTCCTCAGCTTCGGACCGGGGTCACCCGTTCCGAAACCCGACGCGGCCGAGTTCTGCGCATTCACCGGCCCCGCTCTCACCGCTTACCGCTGCAAAATACGCGGCGGCCTCACCTTCTCCAGCGGGAACCCCCTCACGGCATCGGCGGTGAAGCGGTCGTTCGACCGTATTCTGCGTATCCGCGATCCGCTGGGGCCCTCGTCCCTGTTCGCCGGCCTCGTCTCCGTGGAGGCCCGGGGCCCCTTCGTGACGTTCCACCTCGCGGCCGCCGACGCCACCTGGCCGTCGAAGATCGCCACGGGGGCGGGCTCCATCGTCGACCCGGCGGAGTTCCCGGCGAACCGGCTGCGGGCCGAGAAGAGCGCCTCGGGGTCGGGCCCCTACCTCCTGGCGTCCTACCAGGAGGGGAAGTCCCTCACCCTCGAACCGAACACCGCGTACAGGGGGGCCGTGACCACACGAGGGGTCGCGGTCGAAGTCCGCTACTTCGAGACCTCGAAGGAGGTCGAAGAGGCGTGGAACGCCAGAACGGTCGACATCGCCTACGCGGGACTTCCGGCCGCCACCCTCGCGGGCATCGACCCGGGCGACGAGGACGTGCGTCTCTCCGTCGGCGACAGCGCCGAGGCGCACTATCTCGTGCTCAACCTGAACTCCCCGCGCAAGCCCTTGGGCCATGTCGCGGCCCGTAGAGCCGTCGCCGCCCTCATCGACCGCGGGCGGCTGGCGGGCGAGGTCTTCAAACACACGGTGACGCCGCTGTACTCACTCGTTCCGCAAGGCGTCGCCGGACACAGCACGGCCTTCTTCGACCGGTACCCGGAGGCGGACCCCGGCTACGCGGCACAGCGCCTGCGCTCTGCCGGTATCACCACTCCGGTACGGATCAGGCTGGGCCACCAGCCCGGTATCGCCGCCGTCGAGGCGCGCGAGCTGAAGCGGCAGTTCGAGAAGGGCGGGCTGTTCCGGGTCGAACTGGTCGAGGAGCGCGACTTCACCACGTACCAGAAGCGCTGTCTGAAAGGCGAGTTCGACATCCACCTCTACCAGTGGGTGCCCGACTTCCCCGACGCGGACACCTTCGTCCAGCCGCTGGTGGGCACCGGGAACGTCCTCGCCAACGGCTACGCGTCGGCCGAGGTCGACCACGTCATCAGGGAGACGCAGCGGTTCACCGATCGCGGCCGGGCGACGAAGCAGTTCCGGTCGATCCAGGACACCGTGGCGAAGGACGCCCCGCTGATCCCTGTCTGGCACAGGCAGCGCCAGGTGGTGACGCGCTCGGCCGTCCTGGGCGGGCACCGCCTCGCCGAGGACGCGGTCTGGCGCCTGTGGGAGCTCCGCCGGCTCTGA
- a CDS encoding SigE family RNA polymerase sigma factor has protein sequence MSREAEFDAFYAATARRLVATVYALTGDLAESEDAVQEAYARAWQRWDRLTREGDPLPWVRTVASRLAVSAWRRTRNRLRAQLRHGPAPHDPGPSGVLGDRSALVAALRELTPDQRRAVVLHHLLDLPVDEVARETGSTSGAVRTRLSRARKLLGERLAHSETYDDEGMARNG, from the coding sequence ATGTCGAGGGAAGCAGAGTTCGACGCCTTCTACGCGGCGACGGCCAGACGCCTGGTCGCCACCGTCTACGCGCTGACCGGCGACCTGGCGGAGTCCGAGGACGCGGTCCAGGAGGCGTACGCACGGGCCTGGCAGCGCTGGGACCGGCTGACCCGCGAGGGCGACCCGCTCCCGTGGGTGCGGACGGTCGCGTCCCGGCTCGCGGTCAGCGCCTGGCGCCGCACCCGCAACCGGCTCCGCGCCCAGCTGCGCCACGGCCCCGCGCCGCACGACCCGGGCCCTTCCGGGGTCCTCGGCGACCGGTCCGCGCTGGTGGCGGCCCTGCGCGAGCTGACCCCGGACCAGCGGCGGGCGGTGGTGCTCCACCACCTGCTGGACCTGCCGGTGGACGAGGTGGCCCGGGAGACGGGCTCCACGAGCGGTGCGGTGCGGACCCGGCTCAGCCGCGCCCGCAAGCTGCTGGGAGAGCGGCTCGCGCACAGCGAGACATACGACGACGAGGGGATGGCCCGGAATGGCTGA
- the coaA gene encoding type I pantothenate kinase yields MITSPARSPQRRTEHAPTPYVDLSRDEWSALRDKTPLPLTADEVERLRGLGDVIDLDEVRDVYLPLSRLLNLYVQATSGLRGALNTFLGDAGNGHGEQRGTPFVIGVAGSVAVGKSTSARILQALLARWPEHPRVELVTTDGFLLPMKELRARGLTSRKGFPESYDRRALTRFVADIKAGKDEVTAPVYSHLIYDIVPGERLTVRRPDILIVEGLNVLQPALPGRDGRTRVGLADYFDFSVYVDARADDIETWYLSRFRKLRDTAFQDPSSYFRKYTQVSEEEALEYARTMWRTINRPNLMENVAPTRGRATLVLRKGPDHKVQKLSLRKL; encoded by the coding sequence GTGATCACTTCGCCCGCACGGAGCCCGCAGCGTCGCACCGAGCATGCGCCGACCCCCTACGTCGACCTCTCGCGCGACGAGTGGAGCGCCCTGCGGGACAAGACCCCGCTGCCGCTGACCGCCGACGAGGTGGAGCGGCTGCGGGGGCTCGGCGACGTCATCGACCTGGACGAGGTGCGGGACGTCTACCTGCCGCTCTCCCGCCTCCTCAACCTGTACGTCCAGGCCACCTCCGGGCTGCGCGGCGCGCTGAACACCTTCCTCGGGGACGCCGGGAACGGGCACGGGGAACAGCGCGGCACCCCGTTCGTCATAGGGGTCGCGGGCAGTGTCGCCGTCGGCAAGTCCACCAGCGCCCGCATCCTCCAGGCGCTGCTGGCCCGCTGGCCGGAGCACCCGCGCGTGGAGCTGGTGACCACGGACGGGTTCCTGCTGCCGATGAAGGAGCTGCGGGCGCGCGGGCTGACCTCGCGCAAGGGGTTCCCCGAGTCCTACGACCGGCGGGCCCTGACCCGGTTCGTCGCGGACATCAAGGCGGGCAAGGACGAGGTGACCGCGCCCGTCTACTCGCACCTGATCTACGACATCGTCCCCGGCGAGCGCCTCACCGTGCGCCGCCCGGACATCCTCATCGTGGAGGGGCTCAACGTCCTCCAGCCCGCGCTGCCGGGCCGGGACGGGCGGACCCGGGTCGGGCTCGCGGACTACTTCGACTTCAGCGTGTACGTGGACGCGCGCGCCGACGACATCGAGACCTGGTACCTCAGCCGCTTCCGCAAGCTGCGCGACACGGCGTTCCAGGACCCGTCCTCGTACTTCCGCAAGTACACCCAGGTCTCCGAGGAGGAGGCGCTGGAGTACGCCCGCACCATGTGGCGGACCATCAACAGGCCGAACCTGATGGAGAACGTGGCTCCGACCCGCGGCCGTGCCACTCTGGTCCTCCGCAAGGGGCCGGACCACAAGGTCCAGAAGCTCTCCCTGCGCAAGCTCTGA
- the rpsI gene encoding 30S ribosomal protein S9 has translation MAETTVENPVEGTEGEETFAEVTTFESEVPVEGEYTSESLAGRFGDPQPAAGLGRRKNAIARVRIVPGTGKWKINGRTLEDYFPNKVHQQEVNEPFKVLELDGRYDVVARISGGGVSGQAGALRLGVARALNEADVDNNRATLKKAGFLSRDDRAVERKKAGLKKARKAPQYSKR, from the coding sequence GTGGCCGAGACCACTGTTGAGAACCCCGTCGAGGGCACCGAGGGCGAGGAGACCTTCGCCGAGGTGACCACCTTCGAGTCGGAGGTCCCCGTCGAGGGTGAGTACACCTCCGAGTCGCTCGCGGGCCGCTTCGGCGACCCGCAGCCCGCGGCCGGCCTGGGCCGTCGCAAGAACGCCATCGCCCGCGTCCGGATCGTTCCGGGCACCGGCAAGTGGAAGATCAACGGTCGCACCCTTGAGGACTACTTCCCCAACAAGGTGCACCAGCAGGAAGTCAACGAGCCCTTCAAGGTGCTCGAGCTCGACGGCCGCTACGACGTTGTCGCCCGTATCTCGGGTGGCGGCGTCTCCGGTCAGGCCGGCGCCCTGCGCCTCGGCGTGGCCCGCGCGCTGAACGAGGCGGACGTGGACAACAACCGCGCCACGCTGAAGAAGGCCGGCTTCCTCTCCCGCGACGACCGTGCGGTCGAGCGCAAGAAGGCCGGTCTCAAGAAGGCCCGTAAGGCCCCGCAGTACAGCAAGCGCTAA
- a CDS encoding YciI family protein, translating into MKYMLLIHSGAVDERGGAPQCTVEDWTAYDKDVRDAGILVSGESLADLVTATTVRVSPAGERTVTDGPFAETRELLGGFLVIDVPDLDAALDWAARCPGARDGGSVVVRPVADFGG; encoded by the coding sequence ATGAAGTACATGCTGCTGATCCACAGCGGGGCCGTCGACGAGCGGGGCGGGGCGCCGCAGTGCACCGTCGAGGACTGGACGGCCTACGACAAGGACGTGCGCGACGCGGGAATCCTCGTCTCCGGGGAGTCGCTGGCCGATCTGGTGACCGCGACCACCGTGCGGGTCTCGCCGGCCGGGGAGCGGACCGTGACGGACGGGCCCTTCGCGGAGACGCGGGAGCTGCTGGGCGGATTCCTCGTCATCGACGTCCCCGATCTCGACGCCGCCCTCGACTGGGCCGCCCGCTGCCCCGGCGCGCGGGACGGCGGCTCGGTCGTCGTCCGGCCGGTCGCGGACTTCGGGGGCTGA